The sequence below is a genomic window from Sander lucioperca isolate FBNREF2018 chromosome 6, SLUC_FBN_1.2, whole genome shotgun sequence.
CCTGTGCTTGCTGAGGTGAGCCATCACCTGACCAGGCTCACAGCCATCGCAGGTATCAGTGCCTGAGTGGATATGGAAGGACAGCACGGTCTCTCCCATCTTCACCTCATCACCGTGCATCAGCGCATGTGGCTCACATTTGGTTTTAGGCTGCAGAAAAAAGATGCATTGATCACGTCATTGCCGAGTTAAAGTTGAACTATTTTATTTAGGAGGCAACAAACAGACATAATGTTGACCTGCAAGATCCTGTTGCCATTGATGACTGTTCCATTCTGGCTTCCCTGGTCCACCAGCATGTAGCTCTGCTGATCCTGGTCAAAGTACACCTCTGCATGGAGCTAAAACCAAATACAGTTCACAGTTAGAAATATCTCATAACCCTGCAATATGAAAAGAAAGTTTGAAAAAACCCTGGACAAATATAAAAGTGGAGAGGGGTACCTTGCTGACTCCCATTTCTGGTATTCGGATTGCATGGTCCATATCTTTCTCTCTGCAACAGAAAGACAGCAGGGTGTCTTCATGACTTGCCGAGAGATCATTTCCTCATATTTTCACTAAGTCTGGCTTGGTATGAAAGTATGAAGCCTTTTACTGATATGTACTCATGCTGCCACATGACAAGAGAGAAACTAGCACAAACCTGCCAACGGTGGCTCGAGAGTCAGCTGTGATGATGAACAAAGTGCCCACCTGCAGCACTGGAGATCTGACCACTGTCACTCTTACACAGGGCGGCCAAATGTCTGTGACTGCAAGAAAAATAAACCAACTGCATTGTCACGGGAACATTGCGACCTCAGAATGGTACAGATGACAGGTGATGCTCTAACTAGCTTCAAGTTACTACCAGATTTAACAAATTTACGTAAGAGCTAATTGTTtgtctttatttctatagcacattttagCAACAAGGTGATTTAAAacgctttacataaaacatcttGTGCCCAGAACAAGCTCTGAATTTGGCTCATTTCCCCTCTCACCTTCATGACTCTGAGTCTCCATTTCTGACTCTGGGCTTTCCTTGGAGCTGGAGCTAGAAGATGATGAGAACGAGGGAGTGGACCCCCACTCCTCTCTTTCTGACTCTGTAATCTCACCCTCTTCTGGTTCGCTGTTCCCCTCTGAGTCATTGCTCCGAACTGggctctttttcttcttccgcTTTTTAGACTTGgatttcttccttttcttccttGATCTACCTTTGTCCTTATCATCCTTATCATCATTGTGTGAACCGGTTTTCTGCTTCTTCCTTTTTGACAAAGATTTGTCGCTAACCTCTTTATGTTTAGAAGAGTCTTTTCTACGAGGAGCCACATCGGGACTGCGAGACTTTCGCTTCAGTTTTCGGGATTCTGTGGTCCTCTTAGCTGTTGGCTTTTCGACCCAGtccatttcttcttcttccaacTGTACCTCATCAAATATGATTTCCTGCCATCAGACAGTCAACAGTGAGATTACAATCTCCAGTGATGTTCACTGACAGGGGCAAGCTGGCTTTGTAGATCCCATGTTTCATGCCAGGCACTGTTTTTGTACATGGTTTCAGTCTTCAAAGACAATTCACTATACACCTCCCTTAAAATTACACCAGGGAAAACTTCAGTGATCTAAATATTACTTTTTACCTTTGATTTATAAGCACAGATGGTCAAATCCTTGGTTTATGACACTGACTGTACAGAGTAACTAATGACCGTTTGAACAGATATTAGATCACACAAACAACTTTGATATCCTACGATATAAAATGACTGAATGCTTTATGATTTAAGCCTTACAACTTGGGCTTTACTTTCCTAGTTTGACCATCACATTATTGTgtgaaaatgtcatcacttACTTTAGAGCTTGACATAGACCCAACCAGACTGTGTGAATCATCACATCACAGTCAAATATTGGTAAGGTGTTACTTGTGTGAATAGCAGCTTCATTGGAACTGTGTAAGTGATTTATTAGTATTGATTACTCCTATTGTGATGGCAAAACTATTAACTAAAGGcccaggttaaaaaaatatcttgagCCATTCTTCTGAATGGCTTTGCATGGTGGTATTAAAGGTGTACCTCTGTGGGAAGCAGTATTCCAGTAAGAAGAAATCTTCATTTTAGCCAATGAGTTAGTCACCTCTTGCACCTAGGTCAGAGGATAATCTTTTAGTCAACTAGCCTCaaatttatacaaaaaaaagcatttgaagACCGAGACCAATACTGTAAAGTCATTCGTTTTTTAAACAGGGGAACTACAAAGTCAAAAAGCCAGCTGTCAGATACTGTCAAGTATAAAATGAATCCATGGTATGCATCAATAAAAGATCCAGGTGTTACATACCTTATCATCCTGGCGTGAGATTTTCTTGGACCCTTTCTTAAACTTTTTGCCCTTCTTTTCACCAGTGCTCTTGTCATGGCAAGGCTCTGCAGCAGTTTGTGCAGCAGGCACCTCAATCCTGGAATGAAATTGGTATCGCCCACTCTCTGCATCATAGTAGTAGTAAATGCCTGTGTTGGCATCATAGTACAATTGACTGGCCTGCGGAAGAGAAAAAACACATGTAAGATCAGAGGACTGGTACGAAATGTCTgtcagagaggggaaaaaaactaaattgctGCTAAAATAATTTAGCTATAGACAGCCCTCAATTTTACTTAAAAGGGTTTTTTGACGAACCGAGTCGTAGTAGAAGCCTGTGCTGTGGTCATAGTACATCCCAGTAGTCTCATCGAAGACAAACCCAGTCTGTGTCATTGCCTCTTCAGCAGTGGCCCTCAACATGTCAGCTATGGATCCTCCATCACCCTCCTGAAAGTCATAATGCCATTTATTAGTCATAACGTAAACTCTCATTTATTAATTCAATTTATCCACTCATATCAACATCTCCTTATTTCAGTATTTGGGATTAGTGTtgaacaattaatcaattagatGTTGAACCATCATCAATTACAATGctgataatgattttttttagtcATTCATGGTGTAAAGAGAAATATTTGCAATTACTTCTGCTTAAGTAACTTCTTAATAAAACAAACCTCTGTTGTGACTGCAACAGTGTCGGCAGTGGGAGGGTTAGCaccagcagctgctgcttcaTTTGGTGCTGAAACCTC
It includes:
- the aggf1 gene encoding angiogenic factor with G patch and FHA domains 1 isoform X1; the encoded protein is MLSSSVKLMENEDGERDTESEEAELRLKVESLKQELHECRAELTKLQKQLNQSERLQRSTESYNEDLRKQVDHLSAEIHDRKKKDKDRVDSETQTEENVWTETEYYNYYYGGYSQNPEASDTTDGLNTVAAVDAADGSEAAEVSAPNEAAAAGANPPTADTVAVTTEEGDGGSIADMLRATAEEAMTQTGFVFDETTGMYYDHSTGFYYDSASQLYYDANTGIYYYYDAESGRYQFHSRIEVPAAQTAAEPCHDKSTGEKKGKKFKKGSKKISRQDDKEIIFDEVQLEEEEMDWVEKPTAKRTTESRKLKRKSRSPDVAPRRKDSSKHKEVSDKSLSKRKKQKTGSHNDDKDDKDKGRSRKKRKKSKSKKRKKKKSPVRSNDSEGNSEPEEGEITESEREEWGSTPSFSSSSSSSSKESPESEMETQSHEVTDIWPPCVRVTVVRSPVLQVGTLFIITADSRATVGREKDMDHAIRIPEMGVSKLHAEVYFDQDQQSYMLVDQGSQNGTVINGNRILQPKTKCEPHALMHGDEVKMGETVLSFHIHSGTDTCDGCEPGQVMAHLSKHRREENTTGPALTKEDKEALRQKELKQMKAKYGLQSSEYEEAKALRNPRYQDRAESRRQTVGSEGVFQRDDAPASVHQEISEVNKGRKMLEKMGWKRGEGLGKEGTGRKDPIELKIRKSHSGLGAGGAMSLDGVSMTKSKSQKNWEKARERFADSCQPDMVSPKTQKNKSPKAWVRGEETETTNTQAGVDTDGQS
- the aggf1 gene encoding angiogenic factor with G patch and FHA domains 1 isoform X3, with translation MENEDGERDTESEEAELRLKVESLKQELHECRAELTKLQKQLNQSERLQRSTESYNEDLRKQVDHLSAEIHDRKKKDKDRVDSETQTEENVWTETEYYNYYYGGYSQNPEASDTTDGLNTVAAVDAADGSEAAEVSAPNEAAAAGANPPTADTVAVTTEEGDGGSIADMLRATAEEAMTQTGFVFDETTGMYYDHSTGFYYDSASQLYYDANTGIYYYYDAESGRYQFHSRIEVPAAQTAAEPCHDKSTGEKKGKKFKKGSKKISRQDDKEIIFDEVQLEEEEMDWVEKPTAKRTTESRKLKRKSRSPDVAPRRKDSSKHKEVSDKSLSKRKKQKTGSHNDDKDDKDKGRSRKKRKKSKSKKRKKKKSPVRSNDSEGNSEPEEGEITESEREEWGSTPSFSSSSSSSSKESPESEMETQSHEVTDIWPPCVRVTVVRSPVLQVGTLFIITADSRATVGREKDMDHAIRIPEMGVSKLHAEVYFDQDQQSYMLVDQGSQNGTVINGNRILQPKTKCEPHALMHGDEVKMGETVLSFHIHSGTDTCDGCEPGQVMAHLSKHRREENTTGPALTKEDKEALRQKELKQMKAKYGLQSSEYEEAKALRNPRYQDRAESRRQTVGSEGVFQRDDAPASVHQEISEVNKGRKMLEKMGWKRGEGLGKEGTGRKDPIELKIRKSHSGLGAGGAMSLDGVSMTKSKSQKNWEKARERFADSCQPDMVSPKTQKNKSPKAWVRGEETETTNTQAGVDTDGQS
- the aggf1 gene encoding angiogenic factor with G patch and FHA domains 1 isoform X2; the encoded protein is MLSSSVKLMENEDGERDTESEEAELRLKVESLKQELHECRAELTKLQKQLNQSERLQRSTESYNEDLRKQVDHLSAEIHDRKKKDKDRVDSETQTEENVWTETEYYNYYYGGYSQNPEASDTTDGLNTVAAVDAADGSEAAEVSAPNEAAAAGANPPTADTVAVTTEEGDGGSIADMLRATAEEAMTQTGFVFDETTGMYYDHSTGFYYDSASQLYYDANTGIYYYYDAESGRYQFHSRIEVPAAQTAAEPCHDKSTGEKKGKKFKKGSKKISRQDDKEIIFDEVQLEEEEMDWVEKPTAKRTTESRKLKRKSRSPDVAPRRKDSSKHKEVSDKSLSKRKKQKTGSHNDDKDDKDKGRSRKKRKKSKSKKRKKKKSPVRSNDSEGNSEPEEGEITESEREEWGSTPSFSSSSSSSSKESPESEMETQSQVTDIWPPCVRVTVVRSPVLQVGTLFIITADSRATVGREKDMDHAIRIPEMGVSKLHAEVYFDQDQQSYMLVDQGSQNGTVINGNRILQPKTKCEPHALMHGDEVKMGETVLSFHIHSGTDTCDGCEPGQVMAHLSKHRREENTTGPALTKEDKEALRQKELKQMKAKYGLQSSEYEEAKALRNPRYQDRAESRRQTVGSEGVFQRDDAPASVHQEISEVNKGRKMLEKMGWKRGEGLGKEGTGRKDPIELKIRKSHSGLGAGGAMSLDGVSMTKSKSQKNWEKARERFADSCQPDMVSPKTQKNKSPKAWVRGEETETTNTQAGVDTDGQS